In Populus alba chromosome 4, ASM523922v2, whole genome shotgun sequence, the genomic window atttcttttaatCATCAGAAAatctacatggtatcagagctcacAAACTGATTCCTAAGAGGGGCGTAAACTGTGAAAAATAGATTGATTGAAACTGTTAATTACTCAAAATGGTAGGATCAAGCTCTACTGGAGGAGATTTAAGAACTCCACAGTTCAATGgcacaaattatgatttttgggCTGTAAAGATGGAGACAATCCTCATAGCATTCGATCTATGGGACGTAATAGAAGTTGGAATAAAATCTCATCAATCACCTGAGATTGCAACTGGATCAAGTGATGAAGAGAGTGAAGCTGAGCAAACTACATTGCATGCATCCACGACATCCAGAGAAGACAAAATCAAGAATGCAAAGGCATTAAGCCTCATACAAGGAGCATTAACAGACGACCTCTTCCCAcgaataagaaatgaaaagactGCAAAAGGAGCTTGGGACATTTTGAGCAGAGAATTCAGAGGAGATTAAAAGGTTAGAGCTGTAAAACTTCAAGTAGTGAGAGCTGACTTTGAATACTTGAGAATGGCAGAAAGTGAAAGCTTAGATGGATATCTAGCTAAATTCTTTGCAACTGTGAATAACCTGAAATCATTAGGAGAAGATGTATCAGAAAATAGAATTGTGCAGAAACTGCTAATGAGTTTAAGTAGAAGATATAAGTCCATTGTGTCAATCATTGAGGAGACACGAGATCTTGATGTTCTGAGAGCAGAAGAAGTCATTGCTTCTATTAAAGTTTATGATAAGAGGGAGGATCTACATGATGAAAGGGATAAGCTAACAGGAACAGAGAAAGCCTTTAGTAGTTTAAAGATTGGAAACAATCAAGCCTACAGCTCACACAAGGGTTTCCAAGGCAGACCCCTTCAAAGATGGCAATCAAAAGACAGGATAGGACCAAATTCATTTCCAAACAGAATTGGAACCAACTATAATAATTCAAGCTGGAACAACACTGCTTGGGGAAGTAGTCAAGCAAGTATAAAGCCACAATTCCAAGCCTGCCAGAAGCAACACTTTGGATTATGCAGACACAAAGGAAAGCCAAGATGTGGAAGATGCAATCAGTTTGGTCATATTGTAAAAGATTGTGAAAGTCACAGTCACAAACAATTAGCAAATTATGCCAAAGAAGAAAGAGTCACCATTGGAACTATGTTCTATGCTTGCCATTATGCAAGTTTGTAAGACAAGAAGATATGGTTTGTGGATAGTGCCTGCAGCAACCACATGACTTCTCAAGAATCTGAACTAATCAGCATTGATAGAACAGTAACCTGCAAAGTAAAGATAGGCTCAGGAGACCTTCTGCAAGCAACTGGAAAAGGTACATTGGTTGTGGAAACTCAGCATGGGAAAAGATACATAAAAGAGGTATTGGTTGTTCCTGGATTGGATGAAAATCTACTAAGTGTAGGCCAGATGATGGAGCATGGTTATTACATTCTGTTTGGAGGCAACAAAGCAGTAATATTTGATGATGAAAGCCTCAACAATGTTATTGCAATAGTGATCATGGGAGGAAATCGATGCTTTCCACTCTCACTTGAGTCCATCACACCCGCAGCAAGGAAAGCCTCAGTGACTGAGGATTCCTGGATATGGCATAGAAGACTAGGACACTTGAATTTTGCTAGCATGAAGAAGATGTAGCAGAAAGAGATGGTATGTGGACTTCCTTTTCTGACTGAAGTAGAAGATGTTTGTGCAGGCTGTGCATCAGGCAAACATCACAGGGAGAAATTCGACAAAGAGCAAGCGTGGAGAGCAAGCTATCCACTGGAATTAATCCACACTGATCTGTGTGGACCAATGCAGAATGAATCTGTGGGAGGGAACAGATACTTCATCACATTCATTGATGATTACTCAAGAATGTGTTGGGTATACTTCCTCAGAAACAAATCTGATGCACTCAATGTGTTCAAGAAATTTAAAGCATTCGTTGAGTTGCAAAGTGGATATAAATTAAAGAAGCGGAGAAGTGATAGAGGTGGAG contains:
- the LOC118040506 gene encoding uncharacterized protein, which encodes MAESESLDGYLAKFFATVNNLKSLGEDVSENRIVQKLLMSLSRRYKSIVSIIEETRDLDVLRAEEVIASIKVYDKREDLHDERDKLTGTEKAFSSLKIGNNQAYSSHKGFQGRPLQRWQSKDRIGPNSFPNRIGTNYNNSSWNNTAWGSSQASIKPQFQACQKQHFGLCRHKGKPRCGRCNQFGHIVKDCESHSHKQLANYAKEERVTIGTMFYACHYAITCKVKIGSGDLLQATGKGTLVVETQHGKRYIKEVLVVPGLDENLLSVGQMMEHGYYILFGGNKAVIFDDESLNNVIAIVIMGGNRCFPLSLESITPAARKASVTEDSWIWHRRLGHLNFASMKKM